One genomic region from Thermomicrobiales bacterium encodes:
- a CDS encoding Rieske 2Fe-2S domain-containing protein, which translates to MENMDRREFIRNAVIGGAGLVIAATGGLFLLTRRSGNERFKGDITIPQADLPAVGSDPATSDSGQFHLINNDDGALALYWACTHQGCKTPWKSDEGQFHCPCHGSTFDRHGVVTSGPAPRPLATFPVTVAQSGDVTVNTTSPQSRNDYEPSQAIPLG; encoded by the coding sequence ATGGAGAACATGGACCGACGCGAGTTCATCCGCAACGCCGTCATCGGCGGGGCGGGGCTCGTCATCGCCGCAACCGGTGGCCTGTTTTTGCTAACGCGCCGATCCGGCAACGAACGCTTCAAGGGTGACATCACCATCCCGCAGGCCGATCTGCCGGCCGTGGGCAGCGACCCAGCCACCAGCGATAGCGGTCAGTTCCACCTGATTAACAACGACGACGGTGCGCTGGCACTGTACTGGGCCTGCACGCATCAGGGGTGCAAGACGCCCTGGAAGTCGGACGAGGGGCAGTTTCATTGCCCATGTCATGGCTCGACGTTCGATCGCCACGGCGTGGTCACCAGCGGACCGGCACCTCGCCCGCTAGCCACATTCCCGGTCACCGTCGCCCAGAGCGGCGATGTTACCGTCAACACCACGTCGCCACAGAGCCGCAACGACTACGAGCCGAGCCAGGCTATCCCGCTCGGGTAG